The following proteins are encoded in a genomic region of Dasypus novemcinctus isolate mDasNov1 chromosome 3, mDasNov1.1.hap2, whole genome shotgun sequence:
- the FITM1 gene encoding fat storage-inducing transmembrane protein 1 isoform X1 yields MRTPGLIEGHRPLSGHTRYRTPVTRTLLTWQPSAPVPYCPPPLSPACRLPTRLCPVSATPVTACPCPGVGAPSAPPQQPSRASAVVIFGPLLQFHVNPRTIFASHGNFFNIKFVNSAWGWTCTFLGGFVLLVVFLATRRVAVTARHLSRLVVGAAVWRGAGRAFLLIEDLTGSCFEPLPQGLLLHELPDRRSCLAAGHQWRGYTVSSHTFLLTFCCLLMAEEAAVFAKYLAHGLPAGAPLRLVFLLNVLLLGLWNFLLLCTVIYFHQYTHKVVGAAVGTFAWYLTYGSWYHQPWSPGSPGHGLFPRPHSSRKHN; encoded by the exons ATGAGGACACCAGGGCTAATAGAAGGGCACAGGCCACTGTCAGGACACACACGCTACCGCACACCCGTAACCAGGACCCTGCTGACGTGGCAGCCCTCCGCCCCAGTCCCCTACTGCCCCCCGCCCCTCTCCCCCGCCTGTCGGCTGCCAACAAGGCTCTGCCCTGTGTCTGCCACACCTGTCACTGCCTGTCCTTGTCCGGGGGTGGGGGCCCCATCAGCCCCTCCTCAGCAGCCCAGCAGAGCAAGCG CAGTGGTCATCTTCGGACCGCTTCTGCAGTTCCACGTCAACCCTCGGACTATCTTCGCCAGCCACGGCAACTTCTTCAACAT AAAGTTTGTGAATTCAGCATGGGGCTGGACGTGCACCTTCCTGGGCGGTTTTGTGTTGCTGGTGGTGTTCCTGGCCACACGGCGTGTGGCGGTGACTGCCCGGCACCTGAGCCGGCTGGTGGTGGGGGCAGCCGTGTGGCGGGGGGCCGGCCGGGCCTTCCTGCTCATTGAGGACCTGACAGGCTCCTGCTTCgagcccctgccccagggcctgctCCTCCACGAGCTGCCTGACCGCCGCAGCTGCCTGGCGGCCGGCCACCAGTGGCGGGGCTACACGGTCTCCTCCCACACCTTCTTGCTCACCTTCTGCTGCCTGCTCATGGCCGAGGAAGCAGCAGTGTTTGCCAAGTACCTGGCCCATGGGCTGCCTGCCGGCGCCCCACTGCGCCTCGTCTTCCTGCTCAACGTGCTACTCCTGGGCCTCTGGAACTTCTTGCTGCTCTGTACTGTCATCTACTTTCACCAGTATACTCACAAGGTGGTGGGTGCTGCAGTAGGCACCTTTGCCTGGTACCTCACCTATGGCAGCTGGTATCATCAGCCCTGGTCCCCAGGGAGCCCAGGCCATGGGCTGTTCCCTCGTCCCCACTCCAGCCGCAAGCACaactga
- the FITM1 gene encoding fat storage-inducing transmembrane protein 1 isoform X2: protein MERGPMVGAGLGLGAGARIRALLGCLFKVLLWLASALLYFGSEQAARLLGSPCLRRLYHAWLAAVVIFGPLLQFHVNPRTIFASHGNFFNIKFVNSAWGWTCTFLGGFVLLVVFLATRRVAVTARHLSRLVVGAAVWRGAGRAFLLIEDLTGSCFEPLPQGLLLHELPDRRSCLAAGHQWRGYTVSSHTFLLTFCCLLMAEEAAVFAKYLAHGLPAGAPLRLVFLLNVLLLGLWNFLLLCTVIYFHQYTHKVVGAAVGTFAWYLTYGSWYHQPWSPGSPGHGLFPRPHSSRKHN from the exons atGGAGCGGGGGCCGAtggtgggggcagggctggggctgggggccggggcccGAATCCGGGCACTGCTGGGCTGCCTGTTCAAGGTGCTGCTCTGGCTGGCCTCTGCCTTGCTGTACTTCGGAAGTGAACAGGCCGCACGCCTCCTGGGCAGCCCTTGCTTACGGCGCCTCTACCATGCCTGGCTAGCAGCAGTGGTCATCTTCGGACCGCTTCTGCAGTTCCACGTCAACCCTCGGACTATCTTCGCCAGCCACGGCAACTTCTTCAACAT AAAGTTTGTGAATTCAGCATGGGGCTGGACGTGCACCTTCCTGGGCGGTTTTGTGTTGCTGGTGGTGTTCCTGGCCACACGGCGTGTGGCGGTGACTGCCCGGCACCTGAGCCGGCTGGTGGTGGGGGCAGCCGTGTGGCGGGGGGCCGGCCGGGCCTTCCTGCTCATTGAGGACCTGACAGGCTCCTGCTTCgagcccctgccccagggcctgctCCTCCACGAGCTGCCTGACCGCCGCAGCTGCCTGGCGGCCGGCCACCAGTGGCGGGGCTACACGGTCTCCTCCCACACCTTCTTGCTCACCTTCTGCTGCCTGCTCATGGCCGAGGAAGCAGCAGTGTTTGCCAAGTACCTGGCCCATGGGCTGCCTGCCGGCGCCCCACTGCGCCTCGTCTTCCTGCTCAACGTGCTACTCCTGGGCCTCTGGAACTTCTTGCTGCTCTGTACTGTCATCTACTTTCACCAGTATACTCACAAGGTGGTGGGTGCTGCAGTAGGCACCTTTGCCTGGTACCTCACCTATGGCAGCTGGTATCATCAGCCCTGGTCCCCAGGGAGCCCAGGCCATGGGCTGTTCCCTCGTCCCCACTCCAGCCGCAAGCACaactga
- the DCAF11 gene encoding DDB1- and CUL4-associated factor 11 isoform X1, with protein sequence MGSRNSSSAGSGSGDPSEGLSQRGAGLRRSEEEEEEDEDVDLAQVLAYLLRRGQVRLVQGGGAANLQLIQALSDSEEEHDSAWDGRLGDRYNPPVDATPDTRELECNEIKTQVELATGRLRLRRAALEHSFPRMLYQRQRGLCHQGSFSLGEQSRVMSHFLPNDLGFTDTYSQKAFCGIYSKDGQIFMSACQDQTIRLYDCRYGRFHKFKSIKARDVGWSVLDVVFTPDGNHFLYSSWSDYIHICNIYGEGDTHTALDLRPDERRFAVFSLAVSSDGREVLGGANDGCLYVFDREQNRRTLQIESHEDDVNAVAFADISSQILFSGGDDAICKVWDRRTMREDDPKPVGALAGHQDGITFIDSKGDARYLISNSKDQTIKLWDIRRFSSREGMEASRQAATQQNWDYRWQQVPKKAWRKLKLPGDSSLMTYRGHGVLHTLIRCRFSPTHSTGQQFIYSGCSTGKVVVYDLLSGHIVKKLTNHKACVRDVSWHPFEEKIVSSSWDGNLRLWRYRQAEYFQDDMPESEEHPCAPTPVSHPSAPFSSLQ encoded by the exons ATGGGATCAAGGAACAGCAGCAGCGCAGGATCTGGGTCCGGAGACCCCTCCGAGGGCTTGTCCCAAAGAGGGGCTGGCCTGCGAAGgagtgaggaagaggaagaggaggatgaaGATGTGGATCTGGCCCAGGTACTGGCCTATCTCCTCCGCAG AGGCCAAGTGAGGTTGGTGCAGGGAGGAGGTGCTGCAAATTTACAGCTCATCCAGGCCCTCTCTGACTCAGAGGAAGAGCACGACAGTGCCTGGGATGGTCGTCTAGGGGACCGATACAACCCACCCG TGGATGCAACCCCTGACACCCGGGAGCTGGAATGCAATGAGATCAAGACACAAGTGGAATTGGCCACAGGACGGCTGAGACTTAGGCGGGCAGCCCTGGAACACAGCTTTCCTCGAATGCTGTATCAG AGACAACGGGGCCTCTGCCACCAAGGAAGCTTCTCCCTTGGAGAACAGTCTCGAGTGATGTCTCA CTTCTTGCCCAACGATCTGGGCTTCACCGACACCTACTCTCAGAAGGCTTTCTGTGGCATTTACAGCAAAGATGGTCAGATCTTCATGTCTGCTTGCCAAG ACCAGACAATCCGCCTGTATGACTGCCGGTATGGCCGCTTCCATAAATTCAAAAGCATCAAGGCCCGGGATGTAGGCTGGAGCGTCCTGGATGTGGTCTTCACCCCTGATGGGAACCACTTCCTATACTCCAGCTGGTCTGATTACA tTCACATCTGCAACATCTACGGGGAGGGAGACACACACACTGCCTTGGATCTAAG GCCAGATGAGCGTCGCTTTGCCGTCTTCTCCCTCGCTGTCTCctcagatggacgagaagtgctagGAGG GGCCAATGATGGCTGTCTGTATGTCTTTGACCGAGAACAGAACCGGCGCACCCTTCAG ATTGAGTCCCATGAGGATGATGTGAATGCAGTGGCCTTTGCCGACATAAGTTCCCAGATCCTGTTCTCTGGGGGTGATGATGCTATCTGTAAAGTATGGGATCGACGGACCATGCGTGAGGATGACCCCAAGCCTGTGGGTGCACTGGCTGGACATCAGGATGGCATCACCTTCATCGACAGCAAG GGTGATGCCAGGTATCTCATCTCCAACTCCAAAGACCAGACCATCAAGCTCTGGGACATCCGGCGCTTTTCCAGCCGAGAAGGCATGGAAGCCTCACGCCAAGCTGCCACACAGCAAAATTGGGACTACCGTTGGCAGCAGGTGCCCAAAAAAG CCTGGCGGAAGCTGAAGCTCCCAGGGGACAGTTCCTTGATGACCTACAGGGGCCACGGGGTGCTGCACACCCTCATCCGCTGCCGattctcccccacccacagtaCCGGCCAGCAGTTCATCTACAGCGGCTGCTCCACTGGCAAAGTGGTTG TGTATGACCTCCTCAGTGGCCATATCGTGAAGAAGCTGACCAACCACAAGGCCTGTGTGCGTGATGTCAGCTGGCATCCCTTTGAGGAGAAGATTGTCAGCAGTTCG TGGGACGGGAACCTGCGTCTGTGGCGGTACCGCCAGGCTGAGTACTTCCAGGATGACATGCCAGAGTCGGAGGAACACCCCTGTGCCCCCACCCCAGTGTCCCACCCCTCTGCACCCTTTTCCTCTCTCCAGTAG
- the DCAF11 gene encoding DDB1- and CUL4-associated factor 11 isoform X2, with protein sequence MKMWIWPRGQVRLVQGGGAANLQLIQALSDSEEEHDSAWDGRLGDRYNPPVDATPDTRELECNEIKTQVELATGRLRLRRAALEHSFPRMLYQRQRGLCHQGSFSLGEQSRVMSHFLPNDLGFTDTYSQKAFCGIYSKDGQIFMSACQDQTIRLYDCRYGRFHKFKSIKARDVGWSVLDVVFTPDGNHFLYSSWSDYIHICNIYGEGDTHTALDLRPDERRFAVFSLAVSSDGREVLGGANDGCLYVFDREQNRRTLQIESHEDDVNAVAFADISSQILFSGGDDAICKVWDRRTMREDDPKPVGALAGHQDGITFIDSKGDARYLISNSKDQTIKLWDIRRFSSREGMEASRQAATQQNWDYRWQQVPKKAWRKLKLPGDSSLMTYRGHGVLHTLIRCRFSPTHSTGQQFIYSGCSTGKVVVYDLLSGHIVKKLTNHKACVRDVSWHPFEEKIVSSSWDGNLRLWRYRQAEYFQDDMPESEEHPCAPTPVSHPSAPFSSLQ encoded by the exons atgaaGATGTGGATCTGGCCCAG AGGCCAAGTGAGGTTGGTGCAGGGAGGAGGTGCTGCAAATTTACAGCTCATCCAGGCCCTCTCTGACTCAGAGGAAGAGCACGACAGTGCCTGGGATGGTCGTCTAGGGGACCGATACAACCCACCCG TGGATGCAACCCCTGACACCCGGGAGCTGGAATGCAATGAGATCAAGACACAAGTGGAATTGGCCACAGGACGGCTGAGACTTAGGCGGGCAGCCCTGGAACACAGCTTTCCTCGAATGCTGTATCAG AGACAACGGGGCCTCTGCCACCAAGGAAGCTTCTCCCTTGGAGAACAGTCTCGAGTGATGTCTCA CTTCTTGCCCAACGATCTGGGCTTCACCGACACCTACTCTCAGAAGGCTTTCTGTGGCATTTACAGCAAAGATGGTCAGATCTTCATGTCTGCTTGCCAAG ACCAGACAATCCGCCTGTATGACTGCCGGTATGGCCGCTTCCATAAATTCAAAAGCATCAAGGCCCGGGATGTAGGCTGGAGCGTCCTGGATGTGGTCTTCACCCCTGATGGGAACCACTTCCTATACTCCAGCTGGTCTGATTACA tTCACATCTGCAACATCTACGGGGAGGGAGACACACACACTGCCTTGGATCTAAG GCCAGATGAGCGTCGCTTTGCCGTCTTCTCCCTCGCTGTCTCctcagatggacgagaagtgctagGAGG GGCCAATGATGGCTGTCTGTATGTCTTTGACCGAGAACAGAACCGGCGCACCCTTCAG ATTGAGTCCCATGAGGATGATGTGAATGCAGTGGCCTTTGCCGACATAAGTTCCCAGATCCTGTTCTCTGGGGGTGATGATGCTATCTGTAAAGTATGGGATCGACGGACCATGCGTGAGGATGACCCCAAGCCTGTGGGTGCACTGGCTGGACATCAGGATGGCATCACCTTCATCGACAGCAAG GGTGATGCCAGGTATCTCATCTCCAACTCCAAAGACCAGACCATCAAGCTCTGGGACATCCGGCGCTTTTCCAGCCGAGAAGGCATGGAAGCCTCACGCCAAGCTGCCACACAGCAAAATTGGGACTACCGTTGGCAGCAGGTGCCCAAAAAAG CCTGGCGGAAGCTGAAGCTCCCAGGGGACAGTTCCTTGATGACCTACAGGGGCCACGGGGTGCTGCACACCCTCATCCGCTGCCGattctcccccacccacagtaCCGGCCAGCAGTTCATCTACAGCGGCTGCTCCACTGGCAAAGTGGTTG TGTATGACCTCCTCAGTGGCCATATCGTGAAGAAGCTGACCAACCACAAGGCCTGTGTGCGTGATGTCAGCTGGCATCCCTTTGAGGAGAAGATTGTCAGCAGTTCG TGGGACGGGAACCTGCGTCTGTGGCGGTACCGCCAGGCTGAGTACTTCCAGGATGACATGCCAGAGTCGGAGGAACACCCCTGTGCCCCCACCCCAGTGTCCCACCCCTCTGCACCCTTTTCCTCTCTCCAGTAG
- the DCAF11 gene encoding DDB1- and CUL4-associated factor 11 isoform X3, with translation MKMWIWPRYWPISSAVDATPDTRELECNEIKTQVELATGRLRLRRAALEHSFPRMLYQRQRGLCHQGSFSLGEQSRVMSHFLPNDLGFTDTYSQKAFCGIYSKDGQIFMSACQDQTIRLYDCRYGRFHKFKSIKARDVGWSVLDVVFTPDGNHFLYSSWSDYIHICNIYGEGDTHTALDLRPDERRFAVFSLAVSSDGREVLGGANDGCLYVFDREQNRRTLQIESHEDDVNAVAFADISSQILFSGGDDAICKVWDRRTMREDDPKPVGALAGHQDGITFIDSKGDARYLISNSKDQTIKLWDIRRFSSREGMEASRQAATQQNWDYRWQQVPKKAWRKLKLPGDSSLMTYRGHGVLHTLIRCRFSPTHSTGQQFIYSGCSTGKVVVYDLLSGHIVKKLTNHKACVRDVSWHPFEEKIVSSSWDGNLRLWRYRQAEYFQDDMPESEEHPCAPTPVSHPSAPFSSLQ, from the exons atgaaGATGTGGATCTGGCCCAGGTACTGGCCTATCTCCTCCGCAG TGGATGCAACCCCTGACACCCGGGAGCTGGAATGCAATGAGATCAAGACACAAGTGGAATTGGCCACAGGACGGCTGAGACTTAGGCGGGCAGCCCTGGAACACAGCTTTCCTCGAATGCTGTATCAG AGACAACGGGGCCTCTGCCACCAAGGAAGCTTCTCCCTTGGAGAACAGTCTCGAGTGATGTCTCA CTTCTTGCCCAACGATCTGGGCTTCACCGACACCTACTCTCAGAAGGCTTTCTGTGGCATTTACAGCAAAGATGGTCAGATCTTCATGTCTGCTTGCCAAG ACCAGACAATCCGCCTGTATGACTGCCGGTATGGCCGCTTCCATAAATTCAAAAGCATCAAGGCCCGGGATGTAGGCTGGAGCGTCCTGGATGTGGTCTTCACCCCTGATGGGAACCACTTCCTATACTCCAGCTGGTCTGATTACA tTCACATCTGCAACATCTACGGGGAGGGAGACACACACACTGCCTTGGATCTAAG GCCAGATGAGCGTCGCTTTGCCGTCTTCTCCCTCGCTGTCTCctcagatggacgagaagtgctagGAGG GGCCAATGATGGCTGTCTGTATGTCTTTGACCGAGAACAGAACCGGCGCACCCTTCAG ATTGAGTCCCATGAGGATGATGTGAATGCAGTGGCCTTTGCCGACATAAGTTCCCAGATCCTGTTCTCTGGGGGTGATGATGCTATCTGTAAAGTATGGGATCGACGGACCATGCGTGAGGATGACCCCAAGCCTGTGGGTGCACTGGCTGGACATCAGGATGGCATCACCTTCATCGACAGCAAG GGTGATGCCAGGTATCTCATCTCCAACTCCAAAGACCAGACCATCAAGCTCTGGGACATCCGGCGCTTTTCCAGCCGAGAAGGCATGGAAGCCTCACGCCAAGCTGCCACACAGCAAAATTGGGACTACCGTTGGCAGCAGGTGCCCAAAAAAG CCTGGCGGAAGCTGAAGCTCCCAGGGGACAGTTCCTTGATGACCTACAGGGGCCACGGGGTGCTGCACACCCTCATCCGCTGCCGattctcccccacccacagtaCCGGCCAGCAGTTCATCTACAGCGGCTGCTCCACTGGCAAAGTGGTTG TGTATGACCTCCTCAGTGGCCATATCGTGAAGAAGCTGACCAACCACAAGGCCTGTGTGCGTGATGTCAGCTGGCATCCCTTTGAGGAGAAGATTGTCAGCAGTTCG TGGGACGGGAACCTGCGTCTGTGGCGGTACCGCCAGGCTGAGTACTTCCAGGATGACATGCCAGAGTCGGAGGAACACCCCTGTGCCCCCACCCCAGTGTCCCACCCCTCTGCACCCTTTTCCTCTCTCCAGTAG
- the PCK2 gene encoding phosphoenolpyruvate carboxykinase [GTP], mitochondrial — protein sequence MAAVYRAGLRLSWHGLSPWGWSLHRSIQTLRVLSGDLGQLPAGVRDFVEQGARLCQPEGIHICDGTEAENTAILTLLEQQGLIRKLPKYDNCWLARTDPKDVARVESKTVIVTPSQRDTVPLPAGGARGQLGNWMSPAEFQRAVDERFPGCMQGRTMYVLPFSMGPVGSPLSRIGVQLTDSAYVVASMRIMTRLGTPVLSALGDGDFVKCLHSVGQPLAGQREPVSQWPCNPEKTLIGHVPDQREIVSFGSGYGGNSLLGKKCFALRIASRLARDEGWLAEHMLILGITNPAGKKRYVAAAFPSACGKTNLAMMRPALPGWKVECVGDDIAWMRFDGEGRLRAINPENGFFGVAPGTSATTNPNAMATIQSNTLFTNVAETSDGGVYWEGIDRPLPPGVTVTSWLGKPWKPGDKEPCAHPNSRFCAPARQCPIMDPAWEAPEGVPIDAIIFGGRRPKGVPLVYEAFNWRHGVFVGSAMRSESTAAAEHKGKIIMHDPFAMRPFFGYNFGRYLEHWLSMEGRKGARLPRIFHVNWFRRDEAGRFLWPGFGENARVLDWICRRLEGEDSARETPIGLVPKEGALDLSGLGAVDTTQLFTLPKDFWEQEVRDIRSYLTEQVNQDLPKEVLAELEALEGRVRRM from the exons ATGGCCGCCGTGTACCGCGCCGGCCTGCG GCTTAGCTGGCATGGGCTGAGCCCCTGGGGCTGGTCCTTGCATCGCAGCATCCAGACCCTGCGAGTGCTCAGTGGAGATCTGGGCCAGCTGCCTGCTGGGGTTCGAGACTTTGTGGAGCAAGGTGCCCGTCTGTGCCAACCAGAAGGCATCCATATCTGTGATGGGACCGAGGCCGAGAATACTGCCATACTGACCCTGCTGGAGCAACAGGGCCTCATCCGAAAGCTCCCCAAGTACGACAACTG CTGGCTGGCTCGCACAGATCCCAAGGATGTGGCACGAGTAGAGAGCAAGACGGTGATTGTAACTCCTTCTCAACGGGACACAGTGCCCCTCCCAGCTGGTGGGGCCCGTGGGCAGCTGGGCAACTGGATGTCCCCAGCTGAGTTCCAGAGAGCCGTGGATGAGAGGTTCCCAGGCTGCATGCAGG GCCGCACCATGTACGTGCTTCCGTTCAGCATGGGTCCTGTGGGCTCCCCACTGTCCCGCATCGGGGTGCAGCTCACTGACTCAGCCTACGTGGTGGCAAGCATGCGCATTATGACCCGGCTGGGGACGCCCGTGCTTAGCGCACTGGGAGACGGCGACTTTGTTAAGTGTCTGCACTCCGTGGGCCAGCCCCTGGCTGGGCAAA GGGAGCCGGTGAGCCAGTGGCCATGCAACCCAGAGAAAACCCTGATTGGCCATGTGCCTGACCAGCGGGAAATCGTCTCCTTCGGCAGCGGCTATGGTGGCAACTCCCTGCTGGGCAAGAAGTGCTTTGCCCTGCGCATCGCTTCTCGGCTGGCCCGGGATGAGGGCTGGCTGGCGGAGCACATGCTG ATCCTGGGCATCACCAATCCTGCAGGGAAGAAGCGCTATGTGGCTGCTGCCTTCCCCAGTGCCTGTGGCAAGACAAACCTGGCCATGATGCGGCCTGCACTGCCGGGCTGGAAAGTGGAGTGTGTGGGGGATGACATTGCCTGGATGAGGTTTGACGGTGAAG GTAGACTCCGGGCCATCAACCCCGAAAATGGCTTCTTTGGGGTGGCCCCTGGTACCTCTGCTACCACCAATCCTAACGCTATGGCCACAATCCAGAGTAATACTCTCTTCACCAATGTGGCCGAGACCAGCGATGGTGGCGTGTACTGGGAGGGCATCGATAGGCCTCTTCCACCTGGTGTCACTGTGACCTCCTGGCTGGGCAAGCCATGGAAACCGG GTGACAAGGAGCCCTGTGCACATCCCAACTCTCGCTTTTGTGCCCCGGCTCGCCAGTGCCCCATCATGGACCCAGCCTGGGAGGCCCCTGAGGGTGTGCCCATCGATGCCATCATCTTTGGAGGTCGCAGACCAAAAG GGGTACCCTTGGTGTATGAGGCCTTCAACTGGCGCCACGGGGTGTTTGTGGGAAGTGCCATGCGCTCAGAGTCTACTGCTGCAGCTGAACACAAAG GGAAGATCATCATGCATGACCCATTTGCCATGCGGCCCTTTTTCGGCTACAACTTTGGGCGCTACCTAGAACACTGGCTGAGTATGGAGGGGCGCAAGGGAGCCCGGCTACCCCGCATCTTCCATGTCAACTGGTTCCGGCGCGACGAGGCAGGCCGCTTCCTGTGGCCAGGCTTTGGGGAGAACGCTCGGGTGCTAGACTGGATCTGTCGGCGGCTAGAGGGAGAGGACAGTGCCCGAGAGACACCCATCGGGCTGGTGCCAAAGGAAGGGGCCTTGGATCTCAGTGGCCTGGGAGCCGTAGACACCACCCAGCTGTTCACGCTTCCTAAGGACTTCTGGGAACAGGAGGTTCGTGATATTCGCAGCTACCTAACAGAGCAAGTCAACCAGGATCTGCCCAAGGAAGTGCTGGCTGAGCTGGAGGCCCTGGAGGGACGTGTGCGCAGAATGTGA